The genomic segment GAGTTCCGACCCCAACGACTCGCCAGCCGACATGATTGATCGCATGTCGATGTCATAACCCTCTCGGATACCAGGTACCTGTCGCAACATTTTCAGGGCCGTCGGAGGAATGAATGCATTTCGAACCCGATATTTCTCCAGCAAGTGACAGATTTTTTCCGGATCAAACTTCCCCCCATCATACCCTAGGACGGGAACTGCGTAATACAGCGACGGAATCAACGCATCCAGCAGGCCGCCTGTCCAAGCCCAGTCTGCCGGAGTCCAGAAAAGGTCATGCTCCTGCGGGAAAAAGTTGTGAGACATCTCAAAGCCGGGAAGATTGCCGATCAGACATCGGTGAGGTGCCAGCGCACCTTTCGGAGGTCCTGTAGTGCCCGACGTATAGACCAGATAAGCTGGATCTTCAGACTTTGTATTGACCATCTCAAACTCATCGCTTGCCTTGTCCAACGCCGACCAGAAACCATTGTCGGCGTCGCAGTCAATGATGGTTTCCAACCCGGGCAACTGATCACGCATCGATTCGAGAAGTTCAAGATGCTCGGTGTCTGTGATGACAACCTTCGTTCCACTGTTGTTCAATCGGTAACCCACCGCCTCCGGCCCGAATAGAACCGACAGCGGCAGTGCAATTGCACCGAGTTTATAGATACCCATATGCGAAATCACAGTCTCCGACCTCTGGGGGAGAATGATTCCCACCCGATCGCCCTTTTCGACACCATGACCGCGCAACACATTGGCCAGACAATTGGACAGGCGCTTGAGCTGCCTAAAGGAATATTGCCTCTCGCTGCCGTCCTTGTTCTCACAGTAAATGGCGATTCTGTCCCCGTCGGCCTGCGCGTGACGATCGCATGCCACATAGGCAATATTGAAAAACTCAGGGACATTCCACGCAAAGCGCTCTCGAATGGCATCCCAGTCGCCCCATTCAGGACGAATCAGTCTCAAATGATCAGTCTTCATCTACCAATACCGAATTGCGTCACGATACATCTGTCGCAAGTTTTCGTGTGTGACCTCGCAAGGTGCGTTTCCGAGCAGGCGCTGTTGCATAAACGCACCATCCGCCAGATTGCCGATGTCGGAACTATCATAGCCGACTTGAGAAATGCCATTCGGCATGCCGGTCACTCTCATCATATTCTCCAAGTGCGCTGACAGCGCTTCGCCGGCCTCGGCAGGACCTGCATCGCCGATATCCGCTCCCATTAACCCACCTGCTTCCAGATGCCGTTCATGATTTGCAGGCCCCGTGAACCGAAAAGCCGCAGGCGCGTTGACAATCACAGAAATTCCGTGAGGAACCAAAGGATGTCCAGCCGGATAGCCATCCGGACAGTAGTCCCTGACCAGTCCGGCAACAGAATAGGACATCCCGTGAGGAATGTGAACACCGCTGTTACCGAATGCGATCCCCGCCAAGGTCGCCGCCAGCATCATACCGTGTCGCGCCTCGTCATCCCGCTCGTCGCTGACTGCACGAACCAGGTACTCACCCGTAAGGCGAATTGCCTCCCGGCATCCCATATCACTATACGGATTGGAGCCCTGACTCAAAGGACGGATACCAGCTTCGGAACGGGGACGTTGCGTATACGGCATCGCCGTATAAGACTCGAGGGCATGACATAACACGTCGAATCCGCTTGCCGCAACCACAGTGGCCGGCAATGACGCAGTGACCCGAGGATCAATGACGGCTCTCGCCGGTTTGAGTCGGGCAGAAGCGATTCCGGTTTTCACCTGCCTTGAAAGAAGATCGAAAACTGCAATTCCAGTGCATTCGCTGCCTGTTCCGGATGTTGTCGGACAGGCGATATGAGGTTTCAATTCACCGGGAATCGGGATTCCCTCCCCCACAGGTGCATTGACATAGTCCAGAAATTCTGCCGGATGGGTACTGTACAGATTGGCCGCTTTACAGGTATCGATAACCGAACCTCCGCCAATTGACACAAACCCATCAAACGGTCCCTCCTCTGTCGCAAACCGCGCCGCGGCGAGAAACGACTGGTCCGTCGGCTCGATACTGACCTCATCGTAAATCTCGAAGTCAAGTCGGGCCGCTTGCAATAACCGTATTGCGTCTTGAACCGGTTCCAGATTCCTGACAATCGAATCCGTAAACAATGCGACTCGCGACAGGCCAAGAAATCCGACTTCGAATGGGAGTTCCTCCAGTGCACCAGGTCCGTACTTGATCGGGTTGAAATCCACCGTAAAGATGGATTCGTTTCCCTCAGATAACAGATAGTGATGGCAGCATCCCATTTCGTCTGGCCTGACTTCGTTATTGAAGTATGTCGAAAACGGCTATTTCTGTGACACAGCCAAGGCCTGATCCAAGTCCCAGAGAATATCGTCAATCGTTTCAAGTCCGACCGAGATCCGGATCATGTTCGGTTGCACGCCAGCGGCAATCTGCGCTTCCTCGTCCAACTGCCGGTGCGTCGTCGAAGCCGGATGCACGACTAATGTCTTGGCATCCCCCAAATTGGCAAGATGACTCAGGAACTGGACAGACTCAACGAACTTGACACAGGCCTCGTTCCCACCCCTGATCCCAAAACTCAGGATTCCGCTAGCACCCTTGGGCAGGTACTTCTTGGCCAACGCGTAATACCGACTGGACTCAAGACCCGGGTAATTCACCCATTCAACACTCTTGTGATCCTCAAGAAATCTGGCAACTGCCATGGCATTGCTGCAGTGGCGGTCCATTCGCACAGGCAGGGTCTCTATGCCCTGCAAAAACAAAAACGAGTTGAACGGACTGAGTGTCGGACCGAAAGTACGCAGAATCTCACAGCGAGCCTTCATCGTGTATCCAAAATCACCGAACGTCTCATAAAAACGAATCCCGTGATACCCTTCGGAAGGCTCCATCATCGCAGGAAACTTTCCGTTGTCCCAGGGAAACTTGCCGGACTCGACCAGAACGCCCCCGATCGATGTTCCGTGACCACATATGAACTTGGTTGCCGAATGTACTGTAATGTCCGCGCCGTGTTCAAATGGCCGGCAAAGATAAGGCGTGGCAAACGTATTGTCAACGACAAAGGGAATGCCGTTGGCTTTGGCGATTTCAGAAACCGCCACAAAGTCCACTACGTTATTGGCTGGATTGCCGATGGACTCGGCGTAGAGGCATTTGGTCTGCGGCGTAATCGCCTTCTGGAAATTGTCCGGGTCATCCGCATCGACAAACTGGGTCTTGATGCCAAGTTTGCGAAAATTGAACGCGAACTGTGTGTGAGTTCCACCATAAAGCGTGTTGGAGGAGACAATCTCGTCGCCAGCCTCCAGGATTGTCAACAGCGCAACCATCTGCGCCGCCATGCCGGACGATACCGCCACGGCAGCACGACCGTTTTCCAATGCCGCCATGCGTTGTTCGAATACGGCATTAGTAGGGTTCATCAGCCGCGAATAGATGTTTCCGAATGTCTGTAAATTGAAAAGACTGGCAGCGTGGTCCGCTGAATCGAAGACATAGGCTGCCGTCTGATAGATCGGTGCAGCCCGCGATCCGGTGACCGGATCAGGCAGCTGACCGGCATGCAGACACAGGGTCTCGAAACCATATTCCCGATCTTGCTTGATGTTCACTTACACAATCCAGCGCGGGCGTTCCGATGAGATGACTTTTGTATCCACACCGATGAAATTCAAACCGCCAAACAGTCGTGCATGCTCAATCTTGATGCAACGATTGGCCACCACGTCCATCCCCGCCTCTATCGCCACTTTGACAGCCTCCTCATTATAGATACCCAGTTGCATCCACAGCACACTGGCATTCAATGCGACTGCAGAATGTGCGAACGGCAATACCGCATCGGAACGTTGAAACACATCCACTACATCGATTGACTCCGGAATATCCTCGAGTGAGGCATAGCATTTCTCACCGAGAATCTCATCGTAGTTGGGATTGACCGGAATGATGCGATAACCGTACTCCTGCATATACTTTGCGGCGAAGAAGCTCGGTCGATACCAGTTGGCCGACAGCCCGACGACCGCGATTGTCTGGTTCTGACTGAGAATTCTTCTCAGTGACTGAATGTCGTCACACAGCATGACTGATTGATCTCATTTCGTAACACTTCGCTCAGCTGACAGCTCCCAGCAGAAAAAATTCTCCACTGCTCCACACGCCGAATTCCCGATTGCCGCCAAACTGACGCTCCTCACCAAGCTCAACAAGCTGGTAGTACACATTCCTCGCAATCAATCCCCGCAAGCCATCGCGAACCTCGATATACGGTGAGGGCTCTCCGTCATTCGCCACCTCCACCCAAATCGGATGGTCATGATCAGCAAGCACGACATCGTCGTTCTTGGTCCTGAAATACAACACCTGCTCCTTGCCCGAACCTTTCTCCTCGACCTGCACAATCACGAATGGAGCATCTTCCACATTGATACGAAGTTTCTCAACAGGCGTGACCAGGTAATGCTCTCCGTCTGCATCCTTTCGCAACACGGTTGAAAAAAGATTCACCAGCCGCTTTCTTCCGATGGGGGAACCCATGTAAAACCATGTTCCATCCCGGGCAATCCGAATGTCAATATCACCACACAGCTCCGGATTCCATTTGTGTACAGGTGGCAGGTTCCTGTCGGAAATCTGGGCAACCAGACTCAAAGGATCAGAAGTTGAACTAGCCATCGGAAGTTCTCGCTACTGATCGCGGCCGCCCATTCTCGTCAATGGCGACAAACGTGAAAAGACCCTCGGTCACCTTCTCGTAGTCTTCGGATTTCCTTCGTCGTACCCAAGTCTCCACCATCACTGCAATAGACGTATTTCCAATTCTGACTGTCTCACAGTAACACGAAACAACATCGCCGACGTAAACCGGAAGGTGGAAAGTCATTGCATCGACCGCAACGGTCGCGACACGTCCTCCCGCCACCTCGTACGCATGAATCCCCCCTGCAATATCCATCTGCGACATGATCCAGCCACCGAATATGTCGCCACTTGGATTGGCATTGGCGGGCATCGCCACCGTCCGGAGCGATGCGGGTTTTGAATTGAGTGGTATCGCGTTCAATGATGCTGTCAGATTTGATCTCAACAACCCCTTGATACCGTCAGTCGTAGGTACGCACGTCCTCGATGACGATGCCATCATTGGCCAAAGCACCAAGCTCCTCAAGCACGACCTGTGCCCGAAGCTTGCAGACTTCCCGTGTACATGAGGCAATCTGATCGATCAGTCCGTCCGGCCTGTCGGCGACCTCGCAATGCAACACCATGCTATCCTGATGGTCCTTGCTTGACACAACCAGTCGAGCCTTGTCCACTTCGGAAATGCGACCGACAATCTGGGCGATCTGGGATGGATGTACAAACATACCCCGCACTTTCGTGGTCTGGTCGGCCCGTCCCATCCAGCCCTTGATACGGGCATTGGTTCTTCCGCAAGGGCTCTGTCCGGACATGATCGCCGACATATCACCGGTTGCGAACCGTACCAGCGGATAATCAGGATTGAGTACTGTGACAACCACCTCGCCGACTTCCCCTTCGGGCACGGGATCACCGGTACCAGGCCGAACAATCTCAACAATCGCGCCCTCATCCACGATCAACCCCTCCATTGCGTCAGACTCGTAGGCGATCAGGCCGACATCTGCCGTCGCATAGGCCTGCTTTACCGCCACTCCGTAGCCGTCAAGTTCCGATCGAAGAGACGGCGGCAGCGCCTCACCGGAAACCAGTCCGATCTCTAACGACGATACATCCGCACCAGTAGATTCGGCTGCTTGGAGAATGATTTTCAGAAAAGACGGCGTGCCAGTATATCCTTGCGGCCTCAATCTCTCGATCGTCTGTACCTGCAATTCGGTCTGCCCCACGCCAGCAGGAAAGACCGCCCCGCCGAGTGTGCCGATTCCACTCTCAAGCATCGCTCCCGCAGGGGAGAAGTGATAGGAAAACGTATTGTGTACAAGCATTCCCTTCCGGAATCCGGCATTGAAAAGTGCCCGCGACATCCGCCACGGATCTTCACGGGTAGTCTGCGGTTCGAAAATCGGTCCGGGAGATGCAAATATCCTGACCAACGTACTCGGATCGAAAGCCGCCATGCCGCCAAATGGCGGCGAACTTTTCTGCAATTCAGTCAGTTCCGACTTTCGGACAACATTCAGTTGTGCAAGTGCGGTGCGCGAATCAATTGAGTCAACGTCGACATCTTTCAGTTGCTGGCGCAGAAATGATGATCTTGCGGCCGCTTGTTCCAGGTGTTTTGGGAGCGCCGCGAAAAGTTCTCGATCGCGAACTTCAGGATTACGGGTTTCCAGGGAGTCGTAGAATTCGCAGACCACTGATTACTCCCCACAAATTAGATCGAACGCGGGTGTCCTTTGCACAACACTGATAGACATGGGCGGGGGCAGGACGACAAGATTGCAGGTCTGTCCTATGTCAGCCAGCGTTTGCGTCGTCGATAGTGCTTGACGTTGCGAAAACTTCTTCGGTTCTCGCCACTCACGCCGAGATAGAATTCCTTTACGTCTTCATTTCGCAACAACTCTGAAGCTTCCCCATCCATCACGACACGGCCATTTTCCAGAATGTATCCATATTGGGAGTAGCGAAGTGCCATGTTGGTGTTCTGCTCAGCCAGCAGAATCGTGACTTGCTCATTTTCGTTGAGCCGCTTGATGATCTCGAATATCTCTTCGACCAATGTAGGCGCCAGCCCCATTGACGGCTCATCAAGCAGAATAACCGATGGTTTCGCCATCAGTGCCCGTCCGACTGCGGTCATCTGCTGCTCTCCACCGGAGATATAACCGGCTACTCCGGTGCGTCTTTCTTTCAGTCTCGGAAAATAACTGTAGACCAATTCAAGATCCGCTTGAATAGCGCCGCGCCCATCGCGACGGGTGTAGGCGCCTGTCAGCAGATTCTCCTCAACTGTAAGATGTTCGAAACAATGTCGGCCTTCCATGACCTGGGTTACACCGCGCACAACCAGGTCTGAGGGTGTGAGTGCGTCGACGCGCTCACCGCGGTAAATGATCGATCCCTTGGTGACTTCACCGCGCTCGGCCCGCAATAAATTCGATATGGCTTTGAGTGTGGTGGTCTTTCCGGCGCCATTGGCACCGAGAAGGGCAATGATGCCCTTCTCGGGTACCTCAAGCGATACACCTTTCAGAACGAGAATAACCCGGTCGTAAATAACCTCAATGTTATTGACACTGATAATCGCCTCGCCATTCACGGCCGGCGTCTGGGACATCTCGTTCATATCAGGATCATATAGCGATCAAACGCGGGGATTAACCGCAGTCCGAGCCCATGCTCATGCCGCTACGCGGCGTAATGCCTTTTTCCGTCGCATAAGCCATTGAGCTATCCATGATCATTGGGTCAACAAGGGACTTGTCGGTTGTGATCCAGTCTGTGACCTCAACCCAAGATGAGCCATCCCAGCGGCTGAACTTCACCGGACCGCCGCCTTCGTGGTCGGCGCATGTGATTGTCAACGGAGCCATCAGTCCATCTGCACCAAGTTCCTTGATACGTTCGGCGGAGATGTTGAGGTTCTCAAGTCCCCATCGCATCTCTTCACCTGACAAAACCTTGTTGCCGAACTTGCCCTGCGCGGTTCGAATCGCCTCTACAGTCACGATACCGGCCACCAGACCACGGTTGTAGTAGATGGTTCCGACGCGTTGCGGAGAGATATTTCCCTGCGCCGCACCATGAACAACATCCAGAATGCCCTCGATCAGCGGAAAGTCCTTGCCAGAAGGATGGAACCCGGCCGCAACGTATCCGACCGCAGCATCGCCGGCGGGAATCACATCTTCTTCCGCTCCGCTCCACCAGACACCAACAATTCGATCAGCCGAGTATCCGACTCTTGCAGCTTCCTTCAGCGCGGTTGGGTTCATGACGCCCCAGCCTCTGAGAATCACCCAGTCAGGCTTGTAGCGACGGGCAATGTCAAGCCATGCGGCTTTCTGATCAAGTCCCGGATGCGCCACCGGATAATGCTTCACCTCAAAACCGTATTTTTCAGCCTGCACTTCCAGAATCGGCACGGTTTCCTTGCCGTAACTGCTCTCGTGGTGAAGATTAGCGATCTTCTTGCCCTTCAGGGCATCCATTCCGCCTTCCTGCATTCCGATGTACTTGATCTTTGCTGTGTTTTGGCTCCAGTAATTGGTAATCAGCGGGAACACCCACGGAAATACCTTGCCATTAGTTGCGTCTGTTCGACCATAACCCATTGAGATCAGTGGGATCTTGTCGGCAGTTGCCCGCTCAATCAGTCTATAGGTAATTCCGGTACTGAGTGGATGCACAACTGTCGCACCGTGCTCACCCTTGTTTTTCAGACGCTCGTAGCACTCAACGCCGCGATCGGAGTTGTATGCAGTCTCGCATTCTTCCCAGACCAGCTTGACGCCATTGACTCCGCCGTCGGACAGATTCAAATAAGCCATATAGTCCTCGAATCCGCCGAAGAAGCCGGATCCGCCAGCAGCATAAGGGCCGGTCCGATAGACCAGTGCCGGAACAAACTGCTCCATGTCCTGGGCTTGTGAAACCGAGAACGGAAGCACAGCCACAATTGCGGCTACCCAAGACAGCACGATGGTTTTTAACTTTATTTTCATAATATTTACCTCCCACATATGTGGAAACAATTGAGATTGAAAATAGATTTATATATTAGCATCCGGTTGTCCTGAATGTAATTCAAATTGAAAATTCATACATTGGACAGGGTTCAATAGGGAAACGGCCACTGGCGAAGTTTCTCCTTGACGATCTGCCACATCCGCGCGAACCCAAGCGGCTCAACAGCCAGGAAGAACACAATCGTGCCGCCATAGACAATCAGCTCCAGATTGGCCAGAGCTGCCCCGGACAGCGTCCCTTCGCCGAGATTGGATGCCACAATATTCAGAAACGGTGGCAACAGGACGATAAACGCGGCACCGAGAAACGAACCCATGATCGAACCCAGCCCGCCAATGATAATCATGAACAGAATTGTAAATGAACGGATCAGGTCAAACGCTTCGGTGTCTGCATTGCCGACATACGTAAAGACATACAGGGCACCGGCAACACCACAGTAAAACGAACTGATCGCAAAAGCCAGGAGTTTTGTCCTCAATGGACGGATGCCGATGATCTCAGCAGCGATGTCGAAGTCGCGAATCGCCATCCACGCCCGGCCGGTCATGCCGCGAACCAGATTCTTGGCCAACAGCGCAAGTACAACAACCACAGCCAATGTCAGCACATATTTTGTCTCAGGCGTGGCGTTCGGCCCGGACACGACAACATCAATCGGCGCCAGGAATTCCAACGCCCTGCCCTCACTTGTCAGCGCACCGAAAAAAGTCTGGGTTGGCGCTGATGCAACACCTGCCGGGTCAAAATTGGTGAACCAGCCAACATGGTCGAATATCCAAAGCAGAAAAAACTGTGAGGCCAGTGTCGCCACCGCCAGGTAAAATCCCTTGATCCGAAGCGACGGAATGCCAAACAGCACCCCAACCGCCGCCGCCATCATACCGGCCAGAATAAAATCAATGACAATTGGTATTTCAGGCAGTCGCAGGACAAGGTTGTAGCAGCCGAAAGCGCCAACCGCCATGAAGCCACCGGTACCCAGCGATACCTGCCCGGCATAGCCAGTCAGAAGATTCAGGCCCAGTGCGGCGAGTCCAAACACCAAAAGTTGTGTCAATATCGGTCCCATCAGGTACTGACTTCCTGACAGCGGTGGCCAGATGAACGCAATGAGCAGTATGACCATGACACCAATTCGGTCATTGGTAATCGGAAATATTGCCTGGTCGGCAGGATAACTGGATTTGTACTGTCCGACTTCCCTATAAATCATTTGTTGCGCCTCCGAATCCTAGACTCGTTCAATGATCTTTTCGCCGAACAGTCCCTGCGGACGGAACATCAAAAATATCATGCCCAGCATGTAGGGAGTCCAGTTCTCCGTTCCTCCGCCAAAGTACGGAAGACCAACAAACACCTCAAACAACTTTTCTGTAGCGCCGACTATCAATCCACCGACAATGGCACCGGGTATGGACGTGAATCCTCCGATGATAATGACTGGCAGAGCCTTGAATGCCAGCAGCGAAATGCTGAACTGCACACCGAGTTTCGACCCCCACATGAGTCCGGCGACCAGCGCTACGATGCCGGCCGCGGCCCAGACTACCGCCCAGATGTTTTTCAATGGGATCCCAACGCTTAAGGCTGCCTGATGATCATCTGCCACTGCGCGAAGAGCTCGGCCAACCCGCGTTTTCTGGAAAAATATCGCAAGTGCTGTGACTAGAATCGCTGCGATCAGTCCCGCATAAAGATCAAACTGGCTCAGGTAGACTCCACCCACATCGAACGGAATGTCCGGAATCCCGATGTCCAGTGCGTGAACATCCGCATCCCAGACTCCTTGCGCGACCCCTTCGATGACATAGTTCAAACCAATCGTGGCCATGAACAGTATGATCGGTTCCTGATTGACCATGGGGCGCAATACGATTCTTTCGATTGCCATCGCAAGACCGATCACCACAACCAACGTGACTGCAAATGCCCGATAGGTGACGGCACCATCGGTGATCAGTGCAACCACCGCCAGACCCAGCAGAACGCCGATTGCCCACTTGGGGGATTGAACTGCAGTGGTCAGCATCAGGAACAGGAGCATGGTGACGAATACCGCTCGCCACATGTTCTGCCCGCCATCTACGAACAATGCCAATACCAGCAGCAATACCGCCGCAACGAAAAGCGGAACCCGTTTCAGGTATTTGTCAGCAAACTGCTTGATGTTGCTATGCTCCTTCTGTTGCGCGGTGTACAGGAAGTACATGACTGCCGAGGCGCCTGCCAGGACGATCGCGAGCCAACCGGTCCACATCCAGAAGTCACCCGCAACCTCAGTCAGCAGAACAAAGGTCAATGCACCGAACAGTACCAGGGCGCCTTGGGCAAAATTGAATATCGATGATGCCTTGAAAATCAAGACAAGGCCGAGCGCGACCAGCGAATACATGATTCCGGAAAGCAGTCCGCCTACCAAAACTTCAACAAAAAATAAAAAATCAACTAATTCCATACCGACTCACACTCATTGTTCACCCAGATACGCGCGGATGACGTCCTTGTTGTTTCTGACCTCATCCGGTTCCCCATAGGCAATTCTCTCCCCATGATCAAGGACCACTACGTGATCCGATATATCCATCACCACGCCCATATCGTGCTCGATCAGCACAACGGTGGTTCCAAACTCATCGTTCACATCCAGAACGAATCTCGCCATGTCCTCTTTCTCCTCAAGATTCATTCCAGCCATCGGTTCATCCAGAAGAAGAATCTTGGGATCCATCGCCAGCGCACGTCCCAGTTCAACTCTTTTTTGCAATCCGTATGGCAACTTTCCGACCGGTGTCTTCCGGATGCTCTGAATCTCGAGAAAATCAATAATCCTTTCCACATATTCGCGCTGTTCGACTTCCTGAGCCACCGCCGGAAAGTACAACGCTTCCTTCAGAAAATTGCTCTTTACCTTGACGATTCTTCCGGTCATGATATTGTCGAGTGTGGACATGCCCTTGAACAGGGCGATATTCTGAAACGTTCTTGCGAAACCCATGCGGGCAACCTGTTCGGGACTTGCCTGTGTCCGATCATTGCCCTGATATGAAATCGTACCTGCGTTGGCCTTGTAAAACCCGCTGATTACGTTCAGCATCGAAGTCTTGCCAGCTCCATTCGGACCGATGATCGAGAATATCTCACTTTCGAATATGGAGAATGACACATCCTGCAACGCCTTCACGCCGCCGAAACTGACAAAAATTCCGTCAACCTCAAGAATCAGCTTGGTAAATTCCCGGACTCGCTCGGTCTCGTAGGACTGGATGTCTGGGGTTGTCGCTGTATCCATAACTGAATCCGTCAACTTGCCATTTTCATGTGATCAAATGTGGTGACATCCTGGATCTCCAGGTCGGCGATCATCGTGCCCTTGCGCCCATCCTCAAACATGACAACATTCTCGATGTGCCCGCGTTTCGAATCGGAATATAGCGCATCAATCAGGCTATCGAACCGTTCATTGATGATCCTGCGTCGAACCTTCCGTGTTCGGGTAAGTTCACCGTCATCCGCATCCAGTTCCTTGTGAAGGATCAGGAATCGTTTGATCTGTGATCCGGAAATTTCCGAATCGGCGGAAAGATCCTGATTGGTCTTTTCGATGCATTTGCTGATCATCTCGTAGACCTGGGGATTGGCAGCAAGCTCCTGATAGCTCGCGTATGAGACATTGTGTCGTTCGGCCCAATTGCCAACCGCCTCGAGATCAACATTGATAAACGCGCTGACATAATCCCTGCCATCCCCGAACGTCACGGCCTCGCGGATTTGCGGAAAAAACTTCAGTTTGTTCTCAAGAAATTTCGGTGCGAAAAGCGTGCCATCGTTCAACCGACCCACATCCTTGACACGGTCGATGATTTTCAGATGACCGTCATCGTCAAAATATCCGGCATCACCGGTAAACACCCAGCCATCACCGGTCCGGGCAGCGAGTGTGGCTTCCGGATTTTTGTAATAGCTCTTGAAGACGCCCGGACTTTTGTACAAAATTTCACCGGAGTCGGATATCCTCACCTCGACTCCCGGAAACGGCGGGCCGCAGGTGTCCGGCTTGACCTTGTCGTCAGTCTGAACAGTGATGTAAACCGAAGCTTCCGTCTGACCGTATAGCTGCTTGATATTGATGCCCAGGGAACGGAAAAATTCAAAAATCTCCGGTCCGATCGCCTCACCTGCGGTATAGGCCAGGCGCATGCGACTGAATCCCATCGTATTCTTGAGCGGTCCGTACACGATGACCTTGCCGATCAGGTAGAGCAACCGATCAAATGGGTTGACGGAACGCTTCTCCAGAATATCGACGCCACAGCGTTTGGCTACGTTCATGAAGTAGTCAAACATCTTGCGCTTGATCCAGCTGGCGTCTTCCATTCGCACCAGCACGTTCGTCAGGATATTCTCAAAAATTCTCGGCGGACTGAAAAAGTATGTGGGACCGATTTCCTGCATGTCATGCAGGACCGTCTCCCCGCTCTCAGGGCAGCTTACGCAAAACCCGGCCACATAGGACTGGGCATAGGAGAAAATATGATCTCCAACCCACGCCATCGGCAAATAGGCCAGACATTCTTCCTTTTCCGTCAGCGAGTCGAATTCAATCGAACTCATCACCGTAGAGAGAATATTGTGATAGGTCAGAATTACACCTTTGGGGAATCCGGTTGTTCCCGATGTGTAGAGAATCACAGAGATATCGGATTTCGAGCCTTTGGCAATCTCGCGGTCCAGAAAATCCGGATGTTCGGCGTCAAGCTTGATGCCGTTTTCAACCAGGGATTCGTAATCGTGCAGGTTCTTGGGTGTGTAGTGCGCCAGACCTCTTGGGTCATCATAGTAGATCTGTTCCAGCTTGGGACAATTCGGAGCTAGCTCCAGAATCTTGTCAACCTGTTCCTGATCCTCGACCAACGCGAATCGAACGTCAGCGTGATTGATGACGTATTCCATCTCCTGGACGACAGAGTCCT from the Acidiferrobacterales bacterium genome contains:
- a CDS encoding AMP-binding protein, yielding MNRKILSPDRPAMREKDFGIWQTWSWVQVCDEVRKLACGLAAAGFRRGDKLAIVGDNRPRLYWGMAAAQCLGGVPVPLYQDSVVQEMEYVINHADVRFALVEDQEQVDKILELAPNCPKLEQIYYDDPRGLAHYTPKNLHDYESLVENGIKLDAEHPDFLDREIAKGSKSDISVILYTSGTTGFPKGVILTYHNILSTVMSSIEFDSLTEKEECLAYLPMAWVGDHIFSYAQSYVAGFCVSCPESGETVLHDMQEIGPTYFFSPPRIFENILTNVLVRMEDASWIKRKMFDYFMNVAKRCGVDILEKRSVNPFDRLLYLIGKVIVYGPLKNTMGFSRMRLAYTAGEAIGPEIFEFFRSLGINIKQLYGQTEASVYITVQTDDKVKPDTCGPPFPGVEVRISDSGEILYKSPGVFKSYYKNPEATLAARTGDGWVFTGDAGYFDDDGHLKIIDRVKDVGRLNDGTLFAPKFLENKLKFFPQIREAVTFGDGRDYVSAFINVDLEAVGNWAERHNVSYASYQELAANPQVYEMISKCIEKTNQDLSADSEISGSQIKRFLILHKELDADDGELTRTRKVRRRIINERFDSLIDALYSDSKRGHIENVVMFEDGRKGTMIADLEIQDVTTFDHMKMAS
- a CDS encoding ABC transporter ATP-binding protein, translated to MDTATTPDIQSYETERVREFTKLILEVDGIFVSFGGVKALQDVSFSIFESEIFSIIGPNGAGKTSMLNVISGFYKANAGTISYQGNDRTQASPEQVARMGFARTFQNIALFKGMSTLDNIMTGRIVKVKSNFLKEALYFPAVAQEVEQREYVERIIDFLEIQSIRKTPVGKLPYGLQKRVELGRALAMDPKILLLDEPMAGMNLEEKEDMARFVLDVNDEFGTTVVLIEHDMGVVMDISDHVVVLDHGERIAYGEPDEVRNNKDVIRAYLGEQ